From Rhinolophus sinicus isolate RSC01 linkage group LG15, ASM3656204v1, whole genome shotgun sequence, the proteins below share one genomic window:
- the EMC6 gene encoding ER membrane protein complex subunit 6, with translation MAAVVAKREGPPFISEAAVRGNAAVLDYCRTSVSALSGATAGILGLTGLYGFIFYLLASILLSLLLILKAGRRWNKYFKSRRPLFTGGLVGGLFTYVLFWTFLYGMVHVY, from the coding sequence ATGGCCGCTGTGGTGGCCAAGCGGGAAGGGCCGCCGTTCATCAGCGAGGCAGCCGTGCGGGGCAACGCCGCGGTCCTGGATTACTGCCGGACCTCAGTGTCAGCGCTGTCGGGGGCCACGGCCGGAATCCTCGGCCTCACCGGCCTCTACGGCTTCATCTTCTACCTGCTGGCCTCCATCCTGCTCTCCCTGCTCTTAATTCTCAAAGCGGGAAGGAGgtggaacaaatattttaaatcacgAAGACCTCTCTTTACAGGAGGTCTCGTCGGAGGCCTCTTCACCTACGTCCTATTCTGGACATTCCTCTACGGCATGGTGCACGTCTACTGA